The proteins below are encoded in one region of Myxococcales bacterium:
- a CDS encoding phosphoribosylformylglycinamidine cyclo-ligase, producing MAVTYRDAGVDIDAGDELVERIKPLARSTRISEVVDGVGGFAGLCALPADIEDPLLVSGTDGVGTKLKVAFATGKHDTIGIDLVAMCANDVLTTGARPLFFLDYFACGKLDVDVAERVISGIAEGCRQAGCALIGGETAELPGMYAAGEYDLAGFCVGVVSRKALLGPARVRVGDAVIAVAATGLHSNGYSLARRVLEVEMKLGLDAQLPGLEQSVGDALLTPTKIYAKACLGLAKAVGAGLHALCHVTGGGIEGNLPRVLPDGTGARIKLDHVRPALFDVIARGGPVSETEMRKTFNLGVGLIAVVERECLDASLAALTAAGDTAWCMGKIVATQAGAEASVEIVTEV from the coding sequence ATGGCCGTCACCTACCGCGACGCCGGCGTGGACATCGACGCGGGCGACGAGCTCGTCGAGCGCATCAAACCCCTGGCGCGGAGCACCCGCATCTCCGAGGTCGTGGACGGCGTCGGCGGTTTTGCCGGCCTGTGTGCCCTGCCTGCCGACATCGAAGATCCGTTGCTCGTCAGCGGGACCGACGGCGTCGGCACGAAGCTGAAGGTGGCGTTCGCCACGGGGAAACACGACACCATCGGCATCGACCTGGTGGCGATGTGCGCCAACGACGTGCTGACGACCGGCGCGCGCCCGCTGTTCTTCCTGGACTACTTCGCCTGCGGCAAGCTCGACGTGGACGTCGCCGAGCGGGTCATCTCGGGCATCGCCGAGGGATGTCGCCAGGCCGGCTGCGCGCTGATCGGCGGTGAGACGGCGGAGCTGCCCGGCATGTACGCCGCAGGTGAGTACGACCTCGCAGGCTTCTGCGTCGGGGTCGTGTCGCGCAAGGCGCTGCTCGGACCGGCGCGGGTTCGGGTCGGCGACGCGGTGATCGCCGTGGCTGCGACCGGCTTGCACTCGAACGGTTATTCACTCGCGCGACGCGTGCTCGAGGTCGAAATGAAACTCGGGCTCGACGCTCAGCTCCCGGGCCTCGAGCAGAGTGTCGGCGATGCGCTGCTCACACCCACCAAGATCTACGCGAAGGCTTGCCTGGGATTGGCGAAGGCGGTGGGCGCGGGGCTGCACGCGCTCTGCCACGTGACCGGCGGCGGCATCGAAGGGAATCTGCCGCGCGTGCTGCCCGACGGCACTGGGGCACGGATCAAGCTCGACCACGTGCGGCCGGCGCTGTTCGACGTGATCGCACGGGGTGGGCCGGTGAGCGAGACCGAGATGCGGAAGACCTTCAACCTCGGCGTCGGGCTGATCGCCGTGGTCGAGCGCGAGTGCCTCGATGCAAGCCTCGCCGCGCTGACCGCCGCCGGAGATACCGCCTGGTGCATGGGGAAAATCGTGGCAACCCAGGCCGGCGCCGAGGCCAGCGTGGAGATCGTCACGGAGGTCTGA
- a CDS encoding phosphoribosylglycinamide formyltransferase: MLELGVLVSGSGTNLQAILDAIGHGRLDARVRLVLSNKPGVAALERAERAGVPTRLLSHTEFATRQDYDQAMVEALRTAGVELVVLAGFMRLLTPEFLRAFPNRVINVHPALLPAFPGMHAQAAALAYGVRVSGCSVHFVDEGVDTGPIIAQRAVLVLDDDDEASLSARILEQEHALLVETLAWFAAGRVEVLPASAQSRARVRVRSA; encoded by the coding sequence GTGCTCGAGCTGGGTGTGCTGGTCTCGGGCAGCGGGACGAACCTGCAGGCCATCCTGGATGCCATCGGGCATGGGCGGCTGGACGCGCGCGTGCGGCTAGTCCTGTCCAACAAACCCGGTGTCGCTGCCCTCGAGCGCGCGGAGCGAGCCGGTGTTCCCACGAGGCTGCTCTCACACACCGAGTTCGCGACGCGGCAGGACTACGATCAGGCGATGGTCGAGGCACTGCGAACGGCTGGCGTCGAACTGGTGGTGCTCGCCGGATTCATGCGCCTGCTCACGCCGGAGTTCCTGCGCGCGTTCCCGAATCGAGTCATCAACGTTCACCCGGCCTTGCTGCCGGCGTTCCCGGGCATGCACGCCCAGGCGGCGGCGCTGGCCTACGGCGTGAGAGTGAGCGGCTGCAGCGTGCACTTCGTCGACGAAGGCGTGGACACGGGTCCAATCATCGCGCAGCGTGCCGTGTTGGTGCTCGACGACGACGACGAAGCCAGCTTGAGCGCGCGGATCCTGGAGCAGGAACATGCCTTGCTGGTCGAGACGCTCGCTTGGTTCGCCGCGGGCCGCGTCGAGGTCCTGCCGGCCAGCGCCCAGAGCCGCGCCCGGGTGCGCGTGAGGTCGGCATGA
- a CDS encoding phytoene dehydrogenase codes for MTGRHFDVVVLGRSLGALASAALLARRDFRVLLLGQGQRPPSYDYERFRLKRRAFTLLVGASPVWSRFLHELAQSQRFKRMVKPLDPMFVVSSEGRHIEVAPDMELYAREIDREFPEVRQLVDELYATFAQVNAAVDAVFERDAVWPPGTLWERIETRRTAAQLPLVRGAETDLLGKFPVGHAYRDIVTLPSLFATNLFSAGDYLPPLALARLHGSWTRGVQSLERDEDELEEFLLERIEAHGGECRLGQRATSLVVRSGKLVGVVEDGEEEMTGADFVITDLSGEAVAELSGGDGVSAGARRDWPRLTASAGRFVVSLVVHRDLLPEPLGAEAFLVPRSGARPDPRRPAVHLQRLDGPERESTLVAETILPVRGPLTLLEAREAVLSTLRAHLPFLDRHLLVIDSPHDGLPLIDHSQGSPREMDRIHLTSGTPGSEPMQWLWSVEPSGYLDLGGEPIRGPIPGTYLVGTTVLPALGQEGQLLAAWGACRIITRRDKGRQKMRRQMWTKIET; via the coding sequence ATGACCGGGCGCCACTTCGACGTCGTGGTGCTCGGGCGCTCGCTGGGTGCACTCGCCTCCGCTGCGCTGCTCGCGCGGCGTGACTTCCGCGTGCTGCTGCTGGGACAGGGTCAGCGCCCCCCGAGCTACGACTACGAGCGCTTTCGCCTCAAGCGCCGCGCGTTCACGCTGCTCGTCGGGGCTTCGCCGGTGTGGTCTCGCTTTTTGCACGAGCTGGCCCAGAGCCAGCGCTTCAAGCGCATGGTGAAACCCCTCGACCCGATGTTCGTCGTGTCGAGTGAGGGACGCCACATTGAGGTTGCGCCGGACATGGAGCTCTACGCGCGGGAGATTGATCGCGAATTTCCCGAGGTCCGGCAGCTCGTGGACGAGCTGTACGCGACGTTTGCTCAGGTCAACGCCGCGGTGGACGCCGTGTTCGAGCGCGACGCCGTCTGGCCTCCCGGCACACTCTGGGAGCGCATCGAGACGCGACGGACCGCAGCACAGCTGCCCCTCGTGCGCGGCGCCGAGACCGACCTCCTGGGGAAGTTTCCAGTCGGCCACGCGTACCGCGACATCGTCACGTTGCCATCGCTGTTCGCCACCAACTTGTTCTCCGCGGGCGACTACCTTCCCCCGCTCGCACTCGCGCGCCTGCATGGCTCGTGGACCCGCGGCGTCCAGTCGCTCGAGCGTGACGAAGACGAGCTCGAGGAGTTCCTGCTCGAACGTATCGAGGCACACGGCGGCGAGTGTCGTCTGGGGCAACGAGCAACCTCACTGGTGGTGCGCTCCGGCAAGCTCGTCGGCGTCGTGGAGGACGGCGAAGAGGAGATGACCGGAGCTGACTTCGTGATCACGGACCTGTCCGGCGAGGCGGTAGCCGAGCTGTCGGGCGGTGATGGGGTCAGCGCCGGAGCGCGCCGCGACTGGCCGCGCCTCACCGCCAGTGCCGGGCGCTTCGTCGTGAGCCTGGTCGTGCACCGAGACCTTCTGCCCGAACCCCTCGGCGCGGAGGCCTTCCTCGTCCCGCGCTCCGGGGCCCGCCCAGACCCGCGACGCCCGGCGGTCCACTTGCAGCGCTTGGACGGGCCCGAGCGAGAGTCGACCCTCGTCGCCGAGACCATCTTGCCAGTTCGCGGCCCGCTCACCCTGCTCGAAGCGCGCGAGGCAGTTCTTTCCACGCTGCGGGCACACCTGCCTTTTCTGGACCGACATCTGCTGGTCATCGACTCGCCGCACGACGGCCTGCCACTCATCGACCACAGCCAGGGCAGCCCGCGTGAGATGGATCGCATCCACCTGACGAGCGGAACTCCGGGCTCCGAGCCCATGCAGTGGCTGTGGAGTGTCGAGCCAAGCGGATACCTGGACTTGGGCGGGGAGCCGATTCGTGGCCCCATCCCGGGCACTTATTTGGTCGGGACCACCGTGCTGCCGGCGCTTGGGCAAGAGGGCCAGCTGCTTGCTGCCTGGGGAGCCTGTCGGATCATCACCCGCCGGGACAAGGGCCGCCAGAAGATGCGCCGCCAGATGTGGACCAAGATAGAAACGTAG